Proteins from a single region of Kluyveromyces lactis strain NRRL Y-1140 chromosome A complete sequence:
- the TRS120 gene encoding TRAPPII-specific subunit TRS120 (similar to uniprot|Q04183 YDR407C Saccharomyces cerevisiae TRS120 Component of the targeting complex (TRAPP) involved in ER to Golgi membrane traffic) produces MESTIEPCKVRTLVVPVGTWKKDAYLAAVDELERHGEIRLVDVTPLPDCTFNPQLFPHGRVLYSFLTREHDSNSMMFLHDFEPYRKLFVVIGLCNDGLISTEACVNELRERYGSAISYAVIYNDRSKVVEQSTKYGFSRSEEPLETIMCDITRNFLESLHVYYSSYKHVTLRSPGAIGGPSVLKTTLTKKSQTTAPITNPRSKKGSSLSSKDDSSSSSLSISDDSIKDKSKRYSSLNALSGGTSDKSMQRSKARQLKLLANLQLLAGQYLLSMNNFAEAARILHKIHDYIWLGSSLEGILTCIILISYLQLPFQVPPIIHSLCSLSQNSNSILSPTTSRRSSMQSVASPRNSVSTITAASLDHTNIDIPKLVKKIADKALYYYDYSLSYSVEFTPQVVYCKSILRTLTFMSLCYKANGFDQRALQEMIFSDMSSSAVQNQDSLQDECIFTKSEIYQYSTKIFELQLKSMDLSSQIQIYLTLCMVYDNLNMFRKKSFVLRILFISILSQLTNDYLSENYHSLIDDLMKNYRISGWEPEHKLQDASSYNWVTLQKNVLMLIIKISAHFKNYKNVVEHSQLLLKRFSHTLTKLEQIDLLNQYILPHQNEYPVEYMDPFLIRDICFSRTRSEEMPMLKVLRDEESRTFNDPHQIFNPFASVHHKTKENETENSNYFLVAETVQMVITFQNPFKFDVRINSINFTEDDAQFMKIADLDLTSCTIPASSKKQFCVGVTFVRSTLTLHQLKGLSVSVLGLPSKFWGICKQPGKFNTQERCTLYSVPITIIDQQPTLCFLSTTLVDNRVMLLDGTETEFKVFLRNSSLSSPINYCSVSWITNVETELKENYWTSLAPDDLYDVDSQLKWLRENFISISSIPNEVGINESFHFSVNLDVTKAPFTLKWARITIQYGYKKSPEDLAVYVKSLTIPIEITLQRVLEVSNVNFIPIPEAFEAASDIGWIKYLRSHQSVQSDYVLMLIDMRNSWLLPVSFSFHYDEYVSERESLDSNETRRFVVPIRKIANYDDSPNFKDKLIPRIDESKQYLTSGLTLTQENEMREKFWCREHILNRLKCTWDTALNEHTEGSVEFRQFVEKLDKQVISLVYPPSNVFDIKVSASETTVKVGTPVRLNVTVNTTLHTDLVPIRYYILDYFTGKSVLSDHPKSIVFQGQTSTLVRPRITTEFNILPLKKAKFQIEIEVPGNILTREPIIITAG; encoded by the coding sequence ATGGAAAGCACAATTGAACCTTGTAAAGTGCGAACGTTAGTTGTTCCCGTTGGTACTTGGAAGAAAGATGCGTACCTTGCTGCCGTTGACGAGTTGGAAAGACACGGTGAAATACGACTAGTGGATGTGACACCTTTACCTGATTGTACCTTCAACCCACAACTATTTCCACACGGTAGAGTTTTATATTCCTTCTTGACGAGAGAGCATGACAGCAATTCGATGATGTTCTTGCATGATTTCGAACCGTACAGGAAGTTATTTGTTGTGATAGGGCTTTGTAATGATGGTTTGATATCTACAGAGGCATGTGTTAATGAGCTGCGGGAACGTTATGGTAGTGCCATATCTTACGCTGTGATATACAATGATAGATCTAAAGTTGTAGAACAATCAACGAAATATGGATTCTCGAGATCTGAAGAACCTTTGGAAACAATTATGTGTGATATtacaagaaatttcttggaatCATTGCATGTGTATTATAGCTCCTATAAGCATGTTACATTGAGATCCCCTGGAGCCATAGGAGGGCCATCCGTGCTAAAAACTACTTTGACTAAAAAATCACAAACAACAGCACCAATCACAAATCCGCGCTCTAAAAAAGGTAGTTCTCTGTCAAGCAAAGATgattcttcctcttctagTTTATCCATATCCGATGACTCGATCAAGGATAAATCTAAACGTTACTCGTCATTGAATGCTTTGAGTGGTGGTACATCAGATAAATCTATGCAACGGTCAAAAGCCAGGCAGTTAAAGCTATTGGCAAATCTTCAGTTACTAGCGGGACAGTATCTGTTGTCTATGAATAACTTTGCAGAAGCTGCCCGTATCTTACACAAGATTCATGATTATATTTGGCTTGGAAGTTCACTTGAAGGAATACTAACATGTATCATATTAATTTCGTATCTTCAGCTCCCTTTCCAAGTCCCACCAATCATACATTCATTATGTTCTTTATCTCAAAATTCTAATAGCATACTATCACCCACTACCTCCCGCAGAAGTTCCATGCAATCCGTGGCTTCTCCCAGGAATTCAGTGAGCACCATCACTGCTGCTTCGCTCGACCACACAAATATTGACATACCAAAGTTGGTCAAAAAGATAGCAGATAAAGCATTGTATTATTATGACTATTCACTTTCCTACTCAGTGGAATTCACTCCTCAAGTTGTGTATTGTAAGAGCATACTTCGTACGCTGACATTTATGTCCTTATGCTATAAAGCAAACGGTTTTGATCAGCGAGCCCTTCaagaaatgatattttcGGATATGTCATCATCAGCCGTTCAAAACCAGGATTCGCTACAAGATGAATGTATTTTCACAAAATCGGAAATTTATCAGTACTCGACAAAAATCTTCGAGCTTCAGTTGAAATCGATGGACCTGTCATCTCAGATTCAAATATATTTGACGCTCTGCATGGTTTATGACAATTTGAATATGTTCAggaagaaatcatttgTTCTGCGAATCTTGTTTATATCAATATTATCTCAACTTACCAATGACTATCTCTCAGAAAATTACCATTCTCTGATAGATGATttaatgaaaaattataGAATCTCAGGTTGGGAGCCTGAACACAAACTTCAAGATGCATCTAGTTACAATTGGGTGACTTTACAGAAAAACGTTTTGATGTTAATTATAAAAATTAGCGCtcatttcaagaattatAAAAACGTTGTTGAACACTCCCAGCTTCTTCTCAAACGGTTTTCTCATACTCTGACGAAACTTGAACAGATTGACTTATTGAATCAATACATTCTTCCACATCAAAACGAATATCCCGTTGAATATATGGACCCATTTTTGATCCGTGACATTTGCTTCAGCAGGACTCGGTCGGAAGAGATGCCAATGCTAAAAGTATTGCGGGACGAAGAGTCCAGGACTTTCAATGATCCGCATCAAATTTTCAATCCTTTCGCGTCAGTACATCACAAAACGAAAGAAAACGAAACAGAGAATTCAAATTACTTTTTGGTCGCTGAGACTGTTCAGATGGTAATAACGTTCCAAAACCCATTTAAATTCGATGTCAGGATAAATTCCATAAACTTTACTGAGGATGATGCACAGTTCATGAAAATAGCAGATCTTGATCTGACCTCTTGTACAATACCAGCCTCCTCAAAGAAACAGTTTTGCGTTGGAGTTACTTTCGTAAGGTCCACCCTAACTTTGCATCAGTTAAAAGGACTTTCAGTTTCTGTACTGGGGTTGCCTTCAAAGTTCTGGGGAATTTGTAAGCAACCCGGTAAATTCAACACTCAGGAAAGATGTACCCTGTATTCCGTCCCAATCACCATTATTGATCAACAGCCTACATTGTGTTTCTTATCAACCACCTTAGTGGATAACCGTGTAATGCTTTTAGATGGTACGGAGACTGAGTTTAAAGTATTTTTGAGAAactcttctctttctagTCCCATAAATTATTGTAGTGTTAGCTGGATCACTAACGTTGAaactgaattgaaagagaattACTGGACCAGTTTAGCACCAGATGATCTATATGACGTTGATTCGCAGCTAAAATGGTTGAGAGAAAATTTCATCTCAATATCCTCGATTCCAAATGAAGTAGGTATTAATGAATCCTTCCACTTCAGTGTTAATTTGGATGTTACAAAGGCGCCATTCACTTTGAAATGGGCACGCATTACGATTCAATATGGCTATAAAAAGTCTCCTGAAGATCTAGCAGTTTACGTGAAGTCATTAACCATTCCAATTGAGATTACTTTACAGAGAGTACTAGAAGTATCTAACGTCAATTTTATTCCAATTCCAGAAGCTTTTGAAGCAGCATCAGACATAGGATGGATAAAGTATCTACGGAGTCATCAGAGTGTTCAATCAGATTACGTTTTGATGCTGATTGACATGAGGAATTCCTGGTTATTACCTGTATCGTTTTCTTTCCACTATGATGAGTATGTTTCTGAGAGGGAAAGTTTGGATTCTAACGAGACGAGAAGATTTGTGGTACCAATTCGAAAGATCGCAAACTATGACGATTCTCCAAATTTTAAGGACAAACTTATCCCGagaattgatgaaagtAAACAATATCTAACCTCTGGACTCACTTTAACCCAAGAAAATGAGATGAGAGAAAAGTTCTGGTGCAGAGAACACATCCTAAACCGCTTAAAGTGCACATGGGATACTGCCTTAAATGAACATACTGAAGGGTCTGTTGAATTTCGCCAGTTTGTAGAAAAACTCGATAAACAAGTGATCTCACTGGTGTACCCACCATCAAATGTGTTTGATATCAAAGTAAGTGCAAGTGAAACCACAGTAAAAGTAGGTACACCTGTGCGTTTGAACGTAACTGTGAACACGACGTTACATACAGATCTTGTTCCTATCAGATACTATATACTGGACTATTTCACAGGTAAATCTGTGCTTAGCGATCATCCAAAGTCTATCGTATTCCAGGGCCAAACGTCAACATTAGTGAGACCGCGGATCACGACAGAATTCAACATCTTACCTCTAAAAAAAGCTaagtttcaaattgaaattgaagtGCCGGGAAACATCCTGACAAGGGAACCAATCATTATAACAGCAGGATGA
- the PET123 gene encoding mitochondrial 37S ribosomal protein PET123 (similar to uniprot|P17558 Saccharomyces cerevisiae YOR158W PET123 Mitochondrial ribosomal protein of the small subunit PET123 exhibits genetic interactions with PET122 which encodes a COX3 mRNA-specific translational activator): protein MGKGAAKYGYKSGILPSTRRILKNPTVNQTGILERVKEAKPKGINGVGYAKGIKHPKGSHRNPPPLKFIDVEEVIYNTVKPKSENTTAASEQQLLKQNQAELRRKYLSESLRNEEQRLLKQEELLKKKERVLQEQREAELKELNKERSSNLTIPTLEGIMNQPLMRQRTAEEQEILDLKRKHNKELIEFKAKERKLANLVQLCHAADHFIVTEEQLVASVEKAFASDNQDVLRNKLSLSTSQQTARNEGEISDALFGTLGNGKYVGLPIVKEFLSGEMEQFNQEINTKLDELTKQAEERKDSVL from the coding sequence ATGGGTAAGGGTGCAGCAAAGTATGGCTATAAGAGCGGAATTCTTCCATCAACGAGACGAATCTTGAAAAATCCAACTGTGAACCAAACGGGTATACTTGAAAGAGTCAAAGAAGCCAAGCCTAAGGGTATCAATGGTGTCGGTTATGCTAAGGGTATCAAACATCCAAAAGGATCTCATAGAAATCCACCTCCATTGAAATTCATTGATGTGGAGGAAGTTATCTATAACACGGTGAAACCTAAGAGTGAAAATACTACGGCTGCTAGTGAACAGCAGTTATTGAAGCAGAATCAAGCAGAGTTGCGTAGAAAATATTTGAGTGAGTCTTTACGTAACGAAGAACAAAGATTATTAAAGCAGGAAGAgctattgaagaagaaagaaaggGTACTACAAGAACAGAGAGAAGCCGAATTGAAAGAGCTTAACAAAGAACGTTCGAGTAACTTGACCATTCCAACATTGGAGGGCATTATGAATCAACCGCTTATGAGACAAAGGACTGCCGAAGAGCAAGAAATTCTGgatttgaagagaaagCACAACAAggaattgattgaattcAAGGCTAAAGAACGCAAACTTGCCAACTTGGTACAGCTTTGTCATGCAGCAGACCATTTCATTGTGACAGAAGAACAACTGGTGGCCAGTGTAGAAAAGGCATTCGCCTCGGACAACCAAGATGTATTAAGAAATAAGTTGTCTTTGTCGACTTCTCAACAAACAGCAAGAAACGAAGGTGAAATTTCGGATGCATTATTTGGTACTTTGGGCAACGGCAAATACGTAGGTTTGCCAATTGTGAAGGAATTTTTATCTGGTGAGATGGAACAATTTAACCAGGAAATTAATACcaaattggatgaattAACTAAACAAGCGGAAGAACGTAAAGACTCTGTCCTTTGA
- the SME1 gene encoding mRNA splicing protein SME1 (similar to uniprot|Q12330 YOR159C Saccharomyces cerevisiae SME1 Required for pre-mRNA splicing, cap modification and U1 U2 U4 and U5 snRNA stability) — MSGSKVGAPMVPPINCIYNYLHHQTTVTFWLYEQVQTRIRGKIRGFDEFMNVVIDDAFEIAVDPKSGKESDDKAVFLGRIMLKGDNITLVVAN; from the coding sequence ATGTCCGGCTCTAAAGTAGGAGCTCCTATGGTACCTCCAATCAATTGCATATACAACTaccttcatcatcagaCAACAGTAACGTTTTGGTTATACGAACAAGTACAGACACGTATAAGAGGCAAGATCAGAGGCTTTGATGAGTTCATGAATGTGGTAATAGATGACGCTTTCGAAATAGCTGTAGATCCGAAAAGTGGTAAAGAGAGCGATGATAAAGCAGTGTTTCTTGGGAGAATTATGTTGAAAGGTGATAATATAACACTTGTTGTGGCAAATTGA